The following proteins come from a genomic window of Leopardus geoffroyi isolate Oge1 chromosome A3, O.geoffroyi_Oge1_pat1.0, whole genome shotgun sequence:
- the DIDO1 gene encoding death-inducer obliterator 1 isoform X2, whose translation MDEKGGPSNEEAPKAIKPTSKEFRKTWGFRRTTIAKREGAGDAEADALEQQPQQGLSLRRSGRQPKRTERVEEFLTTVRRRGRKNAPVSLEDSCEPVSCPVTDVETASEGSVESTSEGKGGPTAGSAGDKEQPAAPTKAKGGEGEDDTSDSDSDGLTLKELQNRLRRQREQAAADRSPRSLQSRLRRKRREQGPTQTAGTEAAGATESSLPGEQEPEAEQGAVSEAEKDGGEQEPEGKAAQGMEGRDPRDTGRQRPECEAYEPNALYCICRQPHNNRFMICCDRCEEWFHGDCVGISEARGRLLERNGEDYICPHCTILQVRDDAEPEGTEQQEAGCGPTDSDGADCTSMGTVEQKSSEDQGIKGRIEKAANPSSKKKLKIFQPVVEAPGASNCIGPGCSNVAQPDSVYCSSDCILKHAAATMKSLSAGKEQKPKPKDKTKMKPEKLILPKCSVQAGVRTSSVHKRPAPDKKENIAKKATVAPSRSEVFVKEATCEGTPSWASDHNYNAVKPEQTAAPWPPLLYKSMKEDRRVEEKTAVVAVGPKKMAPPGSSAGGKQPSPRNLLPKKSPPFANAAAAKVASKKSPSGFKGTIPKRPWLSAAPPGGAPTAKQARLAPGAATSASKKSPGSAALAGALRKPVATSGPLAPPAPGRLGTSSPALSQPNSQIRQNIRRSLKEILWKRVNDSDDLIMTENEVGKIALHIEKELFNLFQVTDNRYKSKYRSIMFNLKDPKNQGLFHRVLREEISLAKLVRMKPEELVSKELSTWRERPTKPAMESRNKQHGDSKQTTVKRDAVPNMEDSPPVSDSDEEQESVRAVPEQSAAPLLDIFSSMLKDTTSQHRAHLFDLNCKICTGQVPSSEDEPAPKKQKLSTSKKEESRSKYDTAPSEPVLSSADDAVPEALPESASEPDPDSAASHAHLERKYFPVPPGDGHPEPSALEGPSCPATCGGPVLTTVTVSGRDPRTAPGGSCTVMAPAAARPDGAHPAESRQEVLKPAVTSVTVPKSILAKPSSSPEPRYLLPVPPSPRVSLSESRSPPEGDTTLFLSRLSTIWKGFINMQSVAKFVTKAYPVSGCCDYLSEDLPDTIHIGGRIAPRTVWDYVGKLKSSVSKELCLIRFHPATEEEEVAYISLYSYFSSRGRFGVVANNSRHVKDLYLIPLSAKDPIPSKLLPFEGPGLESPRPNIILGLVICQRIKRPSSAGELDKVEEKRTRLQAQEEAEASVYPKVPAAPQSERKPPKLQVCSGDVAGSTTPPGTPPPPPPLPEPPSAPAASSVLKILSSLKPGATSTTTASSPATAAVTVASPSANPSTSKTASPLEHILQTLFGKKKSFDPPAREPVGSTPASHQDPKATADGGLPAAPLLDPIVQQFGQFSRDRALEDEEDDRPYDPEEEYGPDRACDAQLERGRRPDGDKAPETAEREEVAYDPEDETILEEAKVAIDDLPNRMCADGKGGSAERPGEPTAAGAAPSLVEQQQMIEELNKQIEEQRRQVEEQEAALRQQRAAVGASMAHFSVADALLSPPPKSLPQAELFPPEQQVACRPPALPSAPAGAGPGPGCDPRQNRDPRQARRLAAEHGEGEAGSRPPAAREEGAEAAPQAKPDGPKREHPPASPVPPPVDGGAPSAGSRPARKVLLPTPPGAAAFQPGFPLHGDAQSFPSAGGRDPFSGASQDKALGSSQYEDPRNAQFAEKSDHPTVEPEGDREPQCRPGEGAATLPAPGQRVGGPPPAPQGQREPAPRAFGTSGLHGPSFPGPRGSVPPFSEESMVSNSDGPRGPPPARFGAQKGPIPSLLSGPHGPPPYGDSRGPSPSHLGGPRGAAPQFEDRKDPHGEKREFQDGPYDEMAGPPSQFEGPEQAPFMAGRGTAPFQFGGQRRPLLSQFKGPRGGPPPSQFGGQRGPPPGHFVGPRGPHPGQFEGPRAQAPNFMPGPRGIQPQQFEEQRVSSPPRFAGPRAPAPLPFGGPRGSAPFPEKSEPAPPRFHFQGPPAPGLKPAPRPLLELPSHPPPHRPERWDEAPAQGPEADFREAKGHEYRSQAFEGRQRERFEAGPKEKPLEEPEAAPPESRPGRALEERRRERGRRWSRERDWDRGHERGRHRDKDPGREWDRSRERGADRDRGREPERAAEWGRSRERSRNRDRERRRERERSRSRERGRDRTREHGRERKDRSKSKEGARDPKAEAPRAATPATQT comes from the exons ATGGATGAAAAAGGTGGCCCGAGCAATGAGGAAGCACCCAAGGCCATCAAACCCACCAGCAAAGAATTCAGGAAAACGTGGGGCTTTCGAAGAACCACCATCGCCAAGCGAGAGGGTGCCGGGGACGCCGAGGCGGACGCTCTGgagcagcagccccagcagggCCTTTCCTTGCGGCGCAGCGGGAGGCAGCCAAAGCGGACCGAGCGCGTGGAAGAGTTTCTCACGACGGTCCGACGGCGAGGAAGGAAGAATGCGCCCGTCTCCCTGGAGGACTCCTGCGAGCCAGTGTCTTGTCCCGTCACGGACGTGGAGACGGCATCAGAAGGGAGCGTGGAGAGCACGTCGGAGGGGAAGGGCGGGCCCACGGCAGGCTCCGCGGGGGACAAGGAGCAGCCGGCCGCCCCCACAAAGGCCAAAGGGGGTGAGGGCGAGGACGACACCTCTGACAGCGACAGCGACGGGCTGACTTTGAAGGAACTGCAGAACCGCCTGCGGAGACAGCGGGAGCAGGCGGCGGCCGACAGATCCCCCAGGAGCCTCCAGAGCCGCCTGCGGAGGAAGCGCCGAGAGCAGGGTCCCACGCAGACCGCCGGCACGGAGGCGGCCGGTGCCACAGAGAGCTCGCTGCCCGGCGAGCAGGAGCCCGAGGCCGAGCAGGGCGCCGTGTCGGAGGCCGAGAAAGACGGCGGAGAGCAGGAGCCGGAAGGGAAGGCGGCTCAGGGGATGGAAGGCAGAGACCCCAGGGACACGGGCCGGCAGCGGCCCGAGTGTGAGGCCTACGAGCCCAACGCTCTGTACTGCATATGTCGTCAGCCGCACAACAACAG GTTTATGATCTGCTGTGACCGATGTGAAGAGTGGTTTCACGGCGACTGTGTGGGCATTTCCGAGGCTCGGGGAAGGCTCCTGGAGCGCAACGGCGAGGATTACATCTGCCCGCACTGCACCATCCTGCAGGTGCGGGACGACGCAGAGCCCGAGGGCACAGAGCAGCAGGAGGCCGGGTGCGGGCCCACAGACTCAGACGGTGCCGACTGCACCAGCATGGGGACGGTGGAGCAGAAGTCCAGTGAGGACCAAGGAATAAAGGGCAGAATTGAGAAAGCTGCAAACCCCAGCAGCAAGAAAAAGCTCAAGATATTCCAGCCC GTGGTGGAGGCTCCTGGTGCCTCAAACTGTATCGGCCCCGGGTGCTCGAACGTGGCGCAGCCTGACTCGGTTTACTGCAGCAGTGACTGTATTCTGAAACACGCCGCAGCTACTATGAAATCTCTAAGTGCGGgtaaagaacaaaaaccaaaacctaaaGACAAGACCAAGATGAAGCCAGAAAAGCTCATTCTCCCGAAATGTAGCGTCCAG GCAGGCGTGCGAACCTCTTCTGTGCATAAGAGACCAGCTccagacaagaaagaaaacatagcGAAGAAGGCGACAGTGGCCCCTTCGAGGAGCGAGGTGTTCGTGAAGGAAGCGACCTGTGAGGGCACGCCGTCCTGGGCAAGCGACCACAATTACAATGCAGTAAAGCCAGAACAGACTGCTGCCCCCTGGCCACCACTgttgtataaat CCATGAAGGAGGACAGGCGTGTGGAGGAGAAGACCGCAGTGGTGGCTGTTGGGCCGAAGAAGATGGCCCCTCCGGGCTCCTCAGCAGGCGGCAAACAACCTTCACCCCGAAACCTCCTGCCGAAGAAGTCCCCTCCCTTCGCAAACGCAGCAGCAGCCAAAGTGGCCAGCAAGAAGTCGCCGTCGGGCTTCAAGGGCACCATACCCAAGAGGCCGTGGCTCTCAGCTGCCCCGCCGGGTGGCGCCCCCACCGCCAAGCAGGCCAGGCTGGCGCCTGGGGCTGCCACGTCCGCTTCCAAAAAGTCACCGGGCTCTGCCGCGTTGGCGGGGGCCCTCAGGAAGCCGGTGGCCACCTCCGGCCCCTTGGCTCCTCCGGCCCCAGGACGCCTGGGGACCTCGAGCCCTGCCCTGTCACAGCCAAATTCACAGATACGGCAGAACATAAGACGCTCCTTGAAGGAGATTTTGTGGAAAAG AGTCAACGACAGTGATGACCTAATCATGACGGAAAACGAAGTAGGAAAAATTGCTCTCCATATTGAGAAAGAGCTGTTTAACTTGTTCCAAGTTACAGACAATCGCTACAAGAGTAAATACCGCAGCATCATGTTCAACCTCAAGGATCCCAAAAATCAG GGCCTCTTCCATCGTGTTCTGCGTGAGGAGATCTCTTTGGCCAAACTTGTGAGGATGAAGCCAGAAGAACTTGTGTCCAAAGAGCTGTCCACGTGGAGGGAGCGGCCGACAAAGCCT GCGatggagtccagaaataagcaGCACGGTGACAGTAAACAGACCACCGTTAAACGGGACGCCGTGCCCAACATGGAGGACTCGCCACCCGTGTCCGATTCAGACG AGGAGCAGGAGTCGGTGCGAGCCGTCCCCGAGCAGAGCGCCGCGCCCCTCCTTGACATCTTCAGCAGTATGTTGAAAGACACCACGAGTCAGCACCGGGCGCACCTGTTCGACCTGAACTGTAAAATTTGTACAG GTCAGGTTCCGTCATCGGAAGACGAACCGGCTCCCAAAAAGCAAAAGCTGTCCACTTCTAAGAAGGAAGAGTCGAGATCCAAGTATGACACCGCTCCTTCTGAGCCAGTTCTTAGCTCGGCTGATGACGCGGTTCCAGAAGCTCTGCCCGAAAGTGCCTCCGAGCCAGACCCGGACAGTGCTGCCTCGCACGCACACTTGGAGAGAAAGTATTTCCCTGTGCCGCCGGGAGACGGCCACCCGGAGCCTTCTGCCCTGGAAGGCCCCTCCTGCCCGGCCACCTGCGGGGGCCCAGTGCTCACCACGGTCACGGTGTCTGGCCGAGACCCCAGGACCGCGCCAGGCGGGTCGTGCACAGTCATGGCCCCTGCAGCAGCCCGCCCTGACGGCGCCCACCCAGCGGAATCCCGACAGGAGGTCCTGAAGCCTGCCGTGACCTCGGTGACAGTGCCCAAGTCCATACTGGCGAAGCCGTCCTCGTCCCCCGAGCCCAGATACCTCCTGCCGGTGCCACCGTCACCGCGCGTCAG CCTCTCCGAGTCAAGGTCCCCTCCGGAAGGAGATACGACCCTCTTTTTGTCTCGACTCAGCACCATTTGGAAAGGATTCATTAACATGCAGAGTGTAGCAAAATTTGTCACTAAGGCGTATCCCGTCTCAGGGTGCTGTGACTATCTCAGCGAG GACCTGCCAGACACGATTCACATTGGCGGAAGGATCGCGCCCAGGACGGTCTGGGATTATGTCGGCAAGCTCAAATCTTCTGTGTCTAAG GAGCTGTGTCTCATCCGCTTCCACCCCGCGaccgaggaggaggaggtggcctATATCTCTCTCTACTCCTATTTTAGCAGCCGCGGCCGCTTCGGTGTCGTAGCTAATAACAGCAGGCACGTCAAGGACCTCTACCTGATCCCGCTGAGCGCCAAGGACCCTATTCCATCCAAACTCTTGCCCTTTGAGGGACCAG gtctTGAGTCACCGCGCCCCAACATCATCCTCGGGTTGGTGATCTGTCAGAGAATAAAACGCCCTTCGAGTGCTGGAGAATTAGATAAGGTAGAGGAGAAGCGGACCCGACTTCAGGCCCAAGAAGAAGCGGAGGCTTCTGTCTATCCCAAAGTGCCTGCAGCCCCGCAGTCTGAGAGGAAACCCCCCAAGCTCCAGGTCTGCTCCGGGGACGTGGCTGGCAGCACCACACCCCCAGGGActcctcccccgccgccccctctgcccgagccacccagcgccccggCGGCGTCGTCCGTGTTGAAAATCCTGTCGTCGCTCAAACCGGGAGCCACGAGCACTACCACGGCGTCCTCACCCGCCACTGCGGCCGTCACCGtggcctctccctctgccaacCCCTCCACCTCGAAGACAGCCTCACCCCTGGAACACATCCTGCAGACGCTCTTTGGGAAGAAGAAGTCCTTTGACCCCCCTGCCAGAGAGCCCGTGGGGTCCACACCGGCCTCCCACCAAGACCCCAAAGCCACGGCCGACGGCGGGCTGCCCGCGGCGCCTTTACTGGACCCGATCGTCCAGCAGTTCGGTCAGTTCTCCAGAGACAGAGCTCTGGAGGATGAGGAAGATGACAGACCGTATGACCCCGAAGAGGAGTACGGGCCCGACAGAGCCTGTGACGCTCAGCTCGAGCGCGGGAGGCGCCCCGATGGGGACAAGGCCCCAGAGACGGCCGAGCGGGAGGAGGTGGCCTATGACCCGGAGGATGAGACCATCCTGGAAGAGGCCAAGGTGGCCATCGACGACCTGCCCAACAGGATGTGTGCGGACGGGAAGGGCGGCTCCGCCGAGAGGCCCGGCGAGCCCACGGCCGCCGGAGCGGCCCCCTCCCTGGTCGAGCAGCAGCAGATGATAGAAGAACTCAACAAGCAGATTGAGGAGCAGAGGAGGCAGGTGGAGGAGCAGGAAGCCGCGCTCCGGCAGCAGAGGGCCGCCGTGGGGGCCTCCATGGCGCACTTCTCCGTGGCCGACGCGCTGCTGTCGCCGCCCCCGAAGTCCCTGCCCCAGGCCGAGCTGTTCCCACCGGAGCAGCAGGTCGCGTGCCGCCCGCCCGCACTCCCCAGCGCCCCTGCGGGGGCGGGCCCCGGCCCCGGCTGCGACCCGCGGCAGAACCGGGACCCCCGGCAGGCCCGGCGGCTGGCCGCAGAGCACGGCGAGGGTGAGGCCGGCTCCAGGCCGCCCGCGGCCCGGGAGGAGGGTGCAGAGGCGGCCCCGCAGGCCAAGCCAGACGGCCCCAAGCGCGAACACCCCCCCGCGAGCCCGGTCCCGCCGCCCGTGGACGGCGGCGCCCCCTCGGCGGGCTCCAGACCTGCCCGCAAGGTGCTGCTGCCCACGCCCCCCGGCGCAGCCGCCTTTCAGCCCGGTTTCCCTTTGCACGGCGACGCCCAGAGCTTCCCCTCTGCCGGCGGGAGGGACCCTTTCTCTGGTGCCTCTCAGGACAAAGCGCTCGGCTCGTCCCAGTACGAGGATCCGAGGAACGCTCAGTTTGCCGAGAAAAGTGACCACCCGACCGTCGAGCCTGAAGGAGACAGGGAGCCGCAGTGCAGACCCGGCGAGGGGGCCGCCACTCTCCCGGCACCTGGACAGAGGGTGGGGGGCCCTCCGCCCGCACCCCAGGGCCAGCGGGAGCCAGCACCACGTGCTTTCGGAACGTCTGGGCTTCATGGCCCCAGTTTCCCAGGACCGAGGGGGTCCGTTCCGCCTTTCTCAGAGGAGAGTATGGTTTCCAATAGCGATGGGCCACGGGGGCCTCCGCCAGCCAGGTTCGGGGCTCAGAAGGGGCCCATTCCTTCCTTGTTGTCAGGGCCACACGGGCCCCCTCCCTACGGGGACAgcaggggcccctccccctcccaccttggGGGGCCCAGGGGAGCAGCACCCCAATTCGAAGACCGGAAGGACCCCCACGGGGAGAAGAGGGAGTTCCAGGACGGCCCGTACGACGAGATGGCCGGCCCCCCCTCTCAGTTCGAGGGACCAGAACAAGCCCCCTTCATGGCGGGCAGAGGCACGGCGCCTTTCCAGTTCGGAGGCCAGAGGAGGCCTCTGCTGTCACAGTTTAAGGGCCCCAGAGGAGGTCCCCCTCCCTCTCAGTTTGGAGGTCAGAGAGGGCCCCCACCCGGCCACTTCGTGGGCCCGAGGGGGCCGCATCCCGGTCAGTTCGAAGGACCCAGAGCCCAGGCACCAAACTTCATGCCGGGGCCCAGGGGGATCCAGCCTCAGCAGTTCGAGGAGCAGAGGGTGAGCTCGCCCCCGAGATTCGCCGGCCCCCGGGCGCCAGCGCCCCTGCCGTTCGGCGGGCCGAGAGGGTCGGCACCCTTCCCCGAGAAGAGCGAGCCCGCACCGCCCCGCTTCCACTTCCAGGGCCCGCCGGCCCCGGGGCTGAAGCCGGCCCCCAGGCCACTGCTGGAGCTGCCCAGCCACCCGCCGCCGCACCGGCCGGAGCGCTGGGACGAGGCGCCCGCGCAGGGCCCCGAGGCCGACTTCCGCGAGGCCAAGGGCCACGAGTACAGAAGCCAGGCCTTTGAAGGGCGGCAGAGGGAGCGGTTCGAAGCCGGGCCCAAAGAGAAGCCGCTGGAGGAGCCCGAGGCCGCGCCGCCGGAGAGCCGGCCGGGCAGGGCCCTGGAGGAGCGTCGGCGGGAGCGGGGGCGGCGCTGGAGCCGGGAGCGGGACTGGGACCGGGGCCACGAGCGGGGCCGTCACCGCGACAAGGACCCGGGCCGCGAGTGGGACCGGAGTCGGGAGCGCGGCGCCGACAGGGACCGAGGGCGGGAGCCGGAGCGGGCGGCCGAATGGGGCCGGAGCCGGGAGCGCAGCCGGAACCGGGACCGGGAGCGCCGGCGGGAGCGGGAGAGGTCTCGCAGCAGGGAGCGCGGCCGGGACCGCACCCGCGAGCACGGCCGGGAGCGCAAGGACCGCAGCAAAAGCAAGGAGGGCGCCCGGGACCCCAAAGCCGAGGCGCCTCGGGCCGCCACCCCTGCCACCCAGACCTAG